Proteins from a single region of Streptomyces sp. TN58:
- a CDS encoding ADP-ribosylglycohydrolase family protein — protein sequence MVTGLWGRVQQQDFRSRIRGTLLGAALGDALGAPLAGLSLDAIRAAHGPDGLTGPAAAHGRRGRVTAATQLSLFTVDGLIRAHVRRDTGTWHPPTDVHRAYRRWAATQHDWGPDERREDNGWLGREEWLYARRDPDRACLTGFGDDVLATLDRPKNPTARGAAAAARSAPFGLLVGWEPALVLQLSVECAAQSHGHPTAHLSAGALAVIVHGLTRGDSLDAAVQRTLGLLGARPGHQPVTDALQRAMSAVTQGPPGPDAVEALSPGDAAPEARDATHALAVAVYCALVAEDVAHGLRLAVNHGGDSVSAGALCGALLGALHGETALPPAWLAELEGRATLLELCDDFALEMTQGPTLHSPSGSSPGWLARYPRG from the coding sequence ATCGTCACCGGCCTCTGGGGGCGGGTTCAGCAGCAGGACTTCCGCAGCCGTATCCGCGGCACCCTCCTCGGCGCGGCCCTCGGCGACGCCCTCGGCGCGCCCCTCGCCGGCCTCTCCCTCGACGCCATCCGCGCCGCGCACGGCCCCGACGGCCTGACCGGCCCCGCCGCCGCGCACGGCCGCCGCGGCCGGGTCACCGCCGCCACCCAGCTCAGCCTCTTCACCGTGGACGGGCTGATACGGGCCCACGTACGCCGGGACACCGGCACCTGGCACCCGCCGACCGACGTCCACCGCGCGTACCGCCGCTGGGCGGCCACCCAGCACGACTGGGGTCCGGACGAGCGCCGCGAGGACAACGGCTGGCTCGGGCGGGAGGAGTGGCTCTACGCCCGCCGCGACCCGGACCGCGCCTGCCTGACCGGCTTCGGCGACGACGTCCTCGCCACCCTCGACCGGCCCAAGAACCCGACCGCCCGCGGCGCGGCCGCCGCCGCCCGCTCGGCGCCCTTCGGGCTGCTGGTCGGCTGGGAGCCCGCCCTCGTCCTCCAGCTGAGCGTCGAGTGCGCCGCGCAGAGCCACGGGCATCCGACCGCCCACCTCTCGGCCGGCGCCCTCGCCGTGATCGTCCACGGTCTGACCCGCGGCGACTCCCTGGACGCCGCCGTCCAGCGCACCCTGGGGCTGCTGGGGGCCCGTCCCGGGCACCAGCCCGTCACCGACGCCCTCCAGCGGGCCATGTCGGCGGTCACCCAGGGCCCGCCCGGCCCCGACGCCGTGGAAGCGCTCTCCCCCGGCGACGCCGCGCCCGAGGCGCGCGACGCCACGCACGCCCTCGCCGTCGCCGTCTACTGCGCCCTCGTCGCCGAGGACGTCGCCCACGGCCTGCGCCTCGCGGTCAACCACGGCGGTGACTCCGTCTCCGCCGGCGCCCTCTGCGGGGCGCTGCTGGGCGCGCTCCACGGCGAGACGGCCCTGCCGCCCGCCTGGCTCGCCGAGCTCGAAGGCCGCGCCACGCTCCTCGAACTGTGCGACGACTTCGCCTTGGAGATGACGCAGGGGCCCACCCTCCACAGCCCCTCGGGCTCCTCCCCCGGCTGGCTCGCCCGCTACCCGCGCGGCTGA
- a CDS encoding LLM class F420-dependent oxidoreductase codes for MRIATTVFLTDRTVSPVRLARSLEERGFSGLYLPEHTHIPVSRETAAPMGGELPEMYGRTLDPFVALGQAAAVTERLHLGTGITLVAQHDPIVLAKQVATLDHLSGGRFTLGVGYGWNVEEAADHGVEWRTRRDLVRDRMALMRALWAPEPAAYVGQYCSVQASSAHPKPVQASRELGPGSPLHGPRTLIGGAAGPKLFAAVADHADGWLPIGGGGLSESLPVLRQVWETAGRDPKSLQVVPYAVRPTPGKLAHYADLGIEEVVLQLPSEPEPDILRALDDFARYL; via the coding sequence ATGCGGATCGCCACGACCGTCTTCCTCACCGACCGCACCGTCTCCCCCGTCCGTCTCGCCCGCAGCCTGGAGGAGCGCGGCTTCTCTGGCCTCTACCTGCCGGAACACACCCACATCCCCGTCTCCCGGGAGACCGCCGCGCCCATGGGCGGCGAACTCCCCGAGATGTACGGCCGCACCCTCGACCCCTTCGTCGCCCTCGGCCAGGCCGCCGCGGTCACCGAGCGCCTGCACCTGGGCACCGGCATCACCCTGGTCGCCCAGCACGACCCGATCGTCCTCGCGAAGCAGGTCGCGACCCTCGACCACCTCTCCGGAGGGCGCTTCACCCTGGGCGTCGGCTACGGCTGGAACGTGGAGGAGGCCGCCGACCACGGCGTCGAGTGGCGCACCCGCCGCGACCTGGTCCGCGACCGGATGGCCCTGATGCGCGCCCTGTGGGCGCCGGAGCCGGCGGCGTACGTGGGCCAGTACTGCTCCGTGCAGGCCAGCAGCGCCCATCCCAAGCCGGTCCAGGCCTCGCGCGAACTGGGCCCCGGCTCGCCGCTGCACGGCCCACGCACCCTGATCGGCGGCGCGGCCGGCCCGAAGCTGTTCGCCGCCGTCGCCGACCACGCCGACGGCTGGCTCCCGATCGGCGGCGGCGGCCTGTCCGAGTCCCTTCCGGTGCTCCGCCAGGTCTGGGAGACCGCCGGACGTGATCCGAAGTCCCTCCAGGTCGTCCCGTACGCCGTCCGCCCGACCCCGGGCAAGCTCGCCCACTACGCCGACCTCGGCATCGAGGAGGTCGTCCTCCAGCTCCCCTCGGAGCCCGAGCCGGACATCCTGCGGGCCTTGGACGACTTCGCCCGGTACCTCTGA